In the Actinomycetota bacterium genome, GCCCACGGTGATGGGGGACCAAGTCCAGTTGGTGATCTGGCCGGCGTTGTTCCCCGCCGGCCAACCGCTGCTCAACGTCTACCGAGACGGATTCGTAACCGCGTCGAGTTCGCCGTCCTAGAAGAACAGGGTCCCCGCGGGTTCACGCATCGCCGTTGCATCCTTTCGCTCGAATGTCACTGGAAATCACGCGCTCGGTCGACCCGGGTTCCGACAGGTTGCACTTCGAGAGGTAGTAGAAGGACACTCGATCGGCGACCGACATGCCATCGATGGAGTAGGGCACGTTGCCGCCGTAAGGATCTGCAGCCGTTGCAGCCTTGACGGGATCGAAGAAGCCCTGACTGATGTTGTGGAGATCGGCGGAGCCGTCGAAGACGGACGCCGTCAGTTGTGAACGTCCACGGATTGTCGCGCTGACGTCGACCCGCGAAGACAACGTGCGCCTCTGCGTGCGAGAGAATGTCCCGCATGTCCTTGGCATGGGGAACAACGTCTCGGAACTCCTCCAGGGCCGTCTGAAGCCCTGCGCGCCGCGGGATTGCCGCGCGCGCTGCGGATCAACGACGTGCGTCACACATGGGCCGCGCTGCTCATCGCCGAGAACGCGAGCCCGAAGCTGATCCAAGTCCACCTCGGCCACTCCACGATCGCAGTCACTTTCGACCGCTACGGCCACCTGTTCCCCGACCACATGGACCGGATCGCCGATGCGCTGGATGCGCGCCGGTCAGCCTCGGCATTGGATGTTCCCACGTTGCTCACCCTTCGACCAAGCGGGGAGTGAATTGGCCCATAGTTCAAACCAACCTTCGGGAGCTCGCGGTTGAAGTCGAGCATCAACCTGACGACCCGTGGGAACACGGTCACAGGCGGTTTCG is a window encoding:
- a CDS encoding tyrosine-type recombinase/integrase, whose product is MRAAGLPRALRINDVRHTWAALLIAENASPKLIQVHLGHSTIAVTFDRYGHLFPDHMDRIADALDARRSASALDVPTLLTLRPSGE